In the Colletotrichum higginsianum IMI 349063 chromosome 7 map unlocalized unitig_7, whole genome shotgun sequence genome, one interval contains:
- a CDS encoding Methyltransferase, translated as MNRAAKRLCLAAPSAPGCSRPFLLPVAGLGSGFGLGPVSVPRRSYAFASGGGGAQAFQVFNRRTKWLQKERAASNPEASRQADYLKDEIANRLCERLLDIKRNFPRVLDLGANSCNIARALTRENPDQDPAMPITPPLSTRIDELVAAESSHALLHRDADLPFNADINVTRQVLVDEEHIPFPPATFDLVLSSLSMHWINDLPGVLTQINNVLKPDSPFIGAMLGGDSLFELRTSLQLAEQERRGGMSPHVSPLADVRDVGGLMQRAGFKMLTVDIDDIVVDYPDTFALMQDLQAMGEGNAILGREMGAIRRDVLLANEGIYRELHGNEDGSIPATFRIIYMIGWHEGGDQPKPLPRGSGDVNLKDILESN; from the exons ATGAACCGCGCCGCCAAACGCCTGTGCCTCGCCGCGCCGTCTGCGCCGGGCTGCTCCCgccccttcctcctccccgtcgccggcctcggctccggcttcggcctcggacCTGTCAGCGTACCCCGCCGCTCCTACGCCTTCgcctccggcggcggcggcgcccaggCCTTTCAGGTCTTCAACCGCCGCACAAAATGGCTGCAAAAGGAgcgcgccgcctccaacCCCGAGGCCAGCCGCCAGGCAGATTAcctcaaggacgagatcgCGAACCGCCTCTGCGAGAGGCTACTT GACATCAAGCGCAACTTCCcccgcgtcctcgacctcggcgcaAACTCGTGCAACATCGCCCGCGCCCTCACCCGCGAGAATCCCGACCAAGACCCCGCGATGCCCATCACCCCGCCCCTCTCGACCcgcatcgacgagctcgtcgccgccgagtcctcccacgccctcctccaccgcgacgccgacctccCCTTCAACGCCGACATTAACGTCACCCgccaggtcctcgtcgacgaggagcacatccccttccccccggCCACCTTCGACCTCGTACTGAGCTCCCTGAGTATGCACTGGATCAACGACCTCCCGGGTGTCCTGACCCAGATCAACAACGTCCTGAAGCCAGATAGCCccttcatcggcgccatgctcggcggcgacagccTGTTCGAGCTGCGCACGTCACTGCAGCTTGCCGAGCAggagcgccgcggcggcatGTCCCCCCACGTCTCCCCGCTGGCTGACGTccgcgacgtcggcggcctgATGCAGCGAGCCGGCTTTAAGATGCTGaccgtcgacatcgacgacatcgtcgtcgactaCCCGGACACCTTTGCCCTCATGCAGGACCTGCAGGCCATGGGCGAGGGCAACGCCATCCTCGGCAGGGAGATGGGCGCCATCAGGAGGGACGTGCTCCTGGCGAACGAGGGCATCTACAGGGAGCTCCACGGCAACGAGGACGGGAGCATTCCCGCGACCTTCCGCATCATCTACATGATCGGCTGgcacgagggcggcgaccagCCCAAGCCGTTACCTAGAGGATCCGGAGACGTGAACCTCAAGGACATTCTCGAGTCCAACTAG
- a CDS encoding Actin-related protein 2/3 complex subunit 5 has product MSIIQQHTSASLSDAWRTINIDALQEDSACNFDTSTLHPPQPEIGEDEVRQLAGQVRQLLRGGDAEGALRGCLEFPVYNGPDAAKDAHLQTITEVLQSIKASEMTPLLKSIYGSAGGPELLDVLMKYIYKGMAGSAASSGGLRSPPPQQAAPGGFSQIGGRPGGTNENVGSAMSVLLSWHEKVVDVAGLGTIGRVMTDWRRV; this is encoded by the exons ATGTCCATTATCCAGCAGCACACGTCCGCCTCGCTCAGCGACGCCTGGCGGACCATCAACATCGACGCTCTGCAGGAGGATTCGGCGTGCAACTTTGACACGTCGACGCTGCACCCGCCGCAGCCCGAGatcggcgaggacgaagtgCGACAGCTCGCCGGCCAGGTGCGGCAGCTCCTCCGTGGCGGAGATGCCGAGGGTGCGCTGAGGGGATGCTTGGAGTTTCCCGTCTACAACGGCCCCGATGCCGCCAAG GACGCCCACCTTCAGACCATCACCGAGGTCCTTCAGTCCATCAAGGCTTCGGAGATGACGCCCCTCCTCAAGTCTATTTACGGCTCGGCCGGCGGCcccgagctgctcgacgtcCTCATGAAGTACATCTACAAGGGCATGGCGGGATCCGCGGCCAGCTCCGGCGGTCtgaggtcgccgccgccgcagcaggCCGCCCCCGGCGGGTTCAGCCAAATCGGCGGACGGCCGGGAGGCACGAACGAGAACGTCGGCAGCGCCATGAGCGTGCTGCTGAGCTGGCATGagaaggtcgtcgacgtggccgGCCTGGGAACCATTGGCCGTGTCATGACCGACTGGAGAAGGGTTTAA
- a CDS encoding V-type proton ATPase subunit B, which translates to MLATIRPAICRACRRAQIRPARGFATASGPIQQPPRDNYVKLVEVGPRDGLQNEKKTIPLGTKIELIERLAKTGVSTIEGGSFVSPKWVPQMANSSDILEHILTRNISSPSQTSYSFLAPNIKGLQNAQALLGKYPGAFASQLQPSTDESKPAIEVAVFAAATESFSKKNLNCDIATSLERFRDVIRDAKGAGLRVRAYVSVVLGCPFEGYNVDPHKVAEISTELLESGADEVSLGDTTGMGTAPRTKELLNCMRAAGIRNEDIAMHFHDTYGQALVNTAVSLEHGIRTFDSSVGGLGGCPYSPGATGNVSTENMIYFIESLGMDTGIDLDAMSDIGAWITGELGKANDSTVGQRPPKSERANCEVTTDLIGATCDPAYRVSGLHQRRSKLQCCAFDDTDCTDLPTSSSYVRRLATSPFIRPPTPFLIDALDPKRIVFYSGAVSLKSEAMSDPREPSYSIVPRIRYNTVGGVNGPLVILENVKFPRYNEIVSLTLPDGTNRQGQVLEARGDRAVVQVFEGTSGIDVQKTKVEFTGQSLKLGVSEDMLGRIFDGSGRAIDKGPKVLAEDYLDINGSPINPFSREYPEEMISTGISAIDTMNSIARGQKIPIFSSSGLPHNEIAAQICRQASLVQKQGITNKGVHDGHEENFSIVFGAMGVNLETARFFTRDFEENGSLERVTLFLNLANDPTIERIITPRLALTTAEYYAYQLEKHVLVILTDLSAYCDALREVSAAREEVPGRRGYPGYMYTDLSTIYERAGRVSGRNGSITQVPILTMPNEDITHPIPDLTGYITEGQIFVDRGLYNRGIYPPINVLPSLSRLMKSAIGEGMTRKDHGDVSNQLYAKYAIGRDAAAMKAVVGEEALSAEDKLSLEFLEKFERQFINQGQYEARTIYESLDLAWSLLRLYPKELLNRIPGKILNEFYQRAAKEAKDKGKQRAQVQQNEENLIDA; encoded by the exons ATGCTTGCCACCATCCGCCCAGCAATCTGTAGGGCCTGCCGAAGGGCCCAAATTCGCCCTGCGAGGGGTTTCGCGACCGCCAGCGGCCCAATCCAGCAACCGCCCCGCGACAACTAcgtcaagctcgtcgaggtcggcccCCGCGATGGACTGCAaaacgagaagaagacgataCCCCTCGGCACAAAGATCGAACTGATTGAGAGGCTCGCCAAGACGGGCGTTTCCACGATTGAGGGCGGCTCTTTCGTCTCGCCCAAATGGGTTCCTCAG ATGGCCAATTCGAGCGACATTCTCGAGCATATCCTCACACGAAACATCTCATCCCCGTCGCAAACATCGTACTCGTTCCTCGCCCCGAATATCAAAGGACTGCAGAACGCGCAGGCGCTGCTGGGCAAGTATCCCGGCGCTTTCGCATCGCAGCTCCAACCGTCGACGGACGAGTCGAAGCCCGCCATCGAAGTCGCCGTATTTGCGGCCGCGACCGAGTCTTTTTCCAAAAAGAACCTCAACTGCGACATCGCGACATCACTCGAACGTTTCCGTGACGTCATCCGAGATGCAAAGGGCGCCGGCCTTCGCGTCCGCGCGTATgtctccgtcgtcctcggctgTCCCTTTGAGGGCTACAACGTCGACCCGCACAAGGTAGCCGAGATCTCGACGGAGCTGTTGGAGTCGGGCGCTGACGAGGTTTCCCTCGGCGACACTACGGGCATGGGCACGGCGCCCCGGACGAAGGAGTTGCTGAACTGCATGAGGGCTGCAGGCATCAGGAACGAGGATATCGCCATGCACTTCCACGACACGTACGGCCAGGCGCTGGTGAACACGGCTGTCTCCTTGGAGCACGGCATCCGCACGTTTGACAGCAGTGTTGGCGGGCTCGGGGGATGCCCGTACAGCCCCGGCGCTACCGGGAACGTGTCCACGGAGAATATGATCTACTTTATCGAGAGCCTGGGCATGGATACCGGCATCGATCTGGATGCCATGTCGGACATTGGTGCGTGGATCACGGGCGAGCTGGGTAAGGCCAACGACAGCACTGTCG GCCAGCGCCCCCCCAAAAGTGAACGAGCGAACTGTGAGGTGACCACTGATCTTATCGGCGCCACCTGTGACCCAGCTTACCGAGTGAGTGGGCTCCACCAAAGACGAAGCAAGCTCCAGTGCTGTGCATTCGACGACACTGACTGCACCGACCTGCCAACCTCCTCCAGCTACGTCCGTCGCCTCGCAACGTCTCCATTCATCCGCCCGCCCACACCCTTCCTaatcgacgccctcgacccaAAACGCATTGTCTTCTACTCGGGCGCTGTCTCATTGAAGTCAGAAGCAATGAGTGACCCCCGAGAGCCCTCCTACTCGATCGTGCCGAGAATTCGGTACAACACCGTCGGCGGTGTCAACGGAcccctcgtcatcctcgagaAT GTCAAATTCCCCAGATACAACGAGATCGTCTCTTTGACCCTGCCCGATGGAACCAACAGACAGGGTCAGGTCCTTGAGGCCCGAG GTGACCGAGCCGTCGTCCAG GTCTTCGAGGGCACATCAGGCATCGATGTCCAGAAG ACGAAAGTCGAGTTTACCGGCCAGAGCTTGAAGCTCGGCGTGTCGGAGGACATGCTTGGTCGTATCTTTGATGGTTCTGGACGAGCTATTGACAAGGGCCCCAAGGTCCTGGCCGAGGACTACCTCGACATCAACGGCAGTCCCATCAACCCCTTCTCCCGT GAATACCCCGAGGAGATGATCTCGACCGGTATCTCCGCCATCGACACCATGAACTCCATCGCCCGTGGCCAAAAGATCCCCATTTTCTCCTCGTCCGGTCTGCCGCACAACGAAATCGCCGCCCAGATCTGCAGACAGGCCAGCTTGGTCCAGAAGCAGGGAATCACCAACAAGGGTGTCCACGACGGTCACGAGGAGAACTTCTCCATCGTTTTCGGTGCCATGGGTGTCAACTTGGAGACGGCCAGATTCTTCACGCGCGACTTCGAGGAGAACGGCAGTCTGGAGCGTGTCACCCTCTTCCTTAACCTTGCCAACGACCCTAC TATCGAGCGTATCATCACTCCTCGTCTCGCTCTCACGACCGCCGAATACTACGCTTACCAGCTCGAGAAGCACGTCCTTGTCATCCTGACGGATCTGTCCGCCTACTGCGATGCCCTCCGTGAGGTTTCGGCCGCCCGTGAGGAAGTCCCCGGTCGTCGCGGTTACCCCGGTTACATGTACACTGATTTGTCCACCATTTACGAGCGTGCCGGCCGTGTGTCTGGACGTAACGGTTCCATCACGCAGGTGCCCATTTTGACCATGCCCAACGAGGATATCACTCACCCCATTCCCGACTTGACGGGTTACATTACGGAGGGACAGATCTTCGTCGACAGAGGCCTGTACAACCGTGGTATCTACCCGCCCATCAACGTTCTGCCGTCCCTGTCTCGTCTCATGAAGTCTGCCATTGGTGAGGGTATGACTCGCAAGGACCACGGCGATGTTTCCAACCAGCTTTACGCCAAGTACGCCATCGGTCGCGACGCTGCTGCCATgaaggccgtcgtcggtgaggAGGCTCTGTCTGCCGAAGACAAGCTGTCACTGGAGTTCCTCGAGAAGTTCGAGCGCCAGTTCATCAACCAGGGCCAGTACGAGGCTCGCACCATTTACGAGTCTCTGGACCTCGCGTGGAGCTTGCTCCGCTTGTACCCCAAGGAGCTCCTCAACCGTATCCCCGGTAAGATTCTCAACGAGTTCTACCAGCGCGCGGCaaaggaggccaaggacaaggGCAAGCAGAGGGCACAGGTGCAGCAAAACGAGGAGAACCTGATTGACGCATGA